From Medicago truncatula cultivar Jemalong A17 chromosome 7, MtrunA17r5.0-ANR, whole genome shotgun sequence, a single genomic window includes:
- the LOC120576809 gene encoding uncharacterized protein — MEEPHDKENTTSLEARCALTVKAVTLGMGGIGKQHRYYGKSVPFESREETFKNASSIGYFSSAQTLEDYAEVLIHIKKTLDLYPGNSCRVISNNSYTFKK; from the exons ATGGAGGAGCCTCACGACAAGGAGAACACAACATCGTTGGAGGCAAGGTGTGCATTGACCGTCAAGGCTGTAACCTTGGGCATGGGTGGAATCGGTAAACAG CATCGATACTATGGGAAATCAGTACCATTTGAATCAAGGGAGGAAACATTCAAGAATGCAAGCTCTATTGGGTATTTCAGCTCGGCACAGACACTTGAAGATTATGCGGAAGTGCtcatacatattaagaaaaCACTAGACCTCTACCCGGGCAATAGTTGTAGAGTTATTTCTAATAATAGttatacttttaaaaaatag